The Aspergillus nidulans FGSC A4 chromosome VII nucleotide sequence CTGCGACTTCCGCGTCGACGACTCTGAGGCTCTTCTAAGCTCCCAGTTCATGGGAGCTGACGATGAGATCTTCCAACCGTCGTTACCATCCGGGGGTCTGGACGCTAGAGTAACGCCGGAAGTTGGATCGGCACCGCTCACAAGAAGAACTGTGGAAGATCCAGACCTTAGTCGGGCATACGGCAGCTTGTCAACTTTCCACCATGTAGGTCCTACTACCGGCGCAAGCCCTATCTCTGCGCTTCGAGCCGCCAGAGAAGCAAgggcttcctctccatccccgcCGACCTCATCACATCGGAATTCTTTCGCAGCTGCGAGGGCTAGCCCAGTAGGACGCGCTGCGACTCTTGCTAATGACACAAATCCCAACGTTGCTAGAAGGCCCTCCATCTCGTTTCAGCCGTTCAAGGCACCGCCTTTGTCCGCGTCGCCCTCCCTAGTTGATCCTCCACTAAGTGCTTCACCTCGGACGACTGGAGCCGGTCGAACCTCACTGTCTGATTCTAGGCATATGCCGCCACCCTCAGTGACTACTTCATCACGCAAGCCGCCCTCATTTGGTCCCGATAATGCTAATTCATCCCCGAACTCGGCATCCCCTCGTCCCACACCTATGTCGAGATATAGTAGTGCCTTCAGTCACCGCCGAGGTAGGCCGTCTTCAGGAGGCATTAACAAGCTAGAAGACGACAACTCCAGTGGTAGAGCCAGTGCAACGTCTTCTGGTGCCCAGCCAGGCTCCGGGTTACTTGCCGAGATCACAGGAACCAGCTCCGATTCAATTCACGCTGACGATGAGAACATTTCGGAATTCCTGAAGATGCTCGATCTCAGAAAGGATTTGCTAAGCCCTTCGAGCCAGACTGCTATGGACAATCATTCCCGGAGGATGacagcagcttctgctgctctAAGCCGTTTTCGGGGCATGAAAGATTCCAATGCCGCCCTTTCTGACTCGATGTCATCTTCGCTGCTCATGAACCGCTCATCCGCCACTTCCAGCAAACAACTTTCTGGGGTTCCGGGTATAGCTGGTACATCCATCTCTACCGCTTCATCTCCCGGAGGGAAAGCAATATCTCCTCATACTCCCCATACTCCCGCCATACCTTCTCGGCTCAGCTCCAACAGTATAGTCGATAATACCACCACACGTTTACACGGAGATAACGGTTCGCCggtagaagaggatgcaAGCGATGAGACTACGACTGAACGTCTCCCTTCAACAGTTACCGCCATACCGATTCCCACTTCGCCTGCGACCATCTTCCCCTCTACTTTCCGTCGCTCTAGCTCAGCTGCCAACCGTCGAAGTAGCCATGctattgatgatgacgagatTTTCACTATGCGTAGCGTGAGTCTTGGAGCTGAGGAGCCATCTCATACTACTCTTGGGGCATTGCAACGGCAACAGGATTACGAACCAATTGGGACCAATATAGCTCCGTTAGAATCTGGAGCGCGTTCCAGcggaggcgatgatggaaATGTTCTTCGAGGCCCCACACGACGGGGGCCAGGCGCTCATCGTGATGCTTCGTTATCGGGCCCAACCGTGGCAACATCCCCATATTCTCACCACCCTCTGCACCAACGGCGTATTAGCCATTCTCGTGGCCGCGGATTCTCCGGCGGTCCCCACTCTCTCAGTTCCGGTTCCAGCAGTATTGCACGTGGTGGGCTTATCCATCCCTACCCAGCTGAGCGAGAGGCTGAGCGCGATGCCAATGCAGGCGCCAGCCATAGCGGCACGGAAGACCGCCGAGGAACTGGACGAGGATCTGGCGGCGGTCGCCACAACCTTCCGCAGGCCGCccaggttgaagaggacgagcCCTTGTTATTCGCCATGAGTGACTTTGGTGCATCTCGGCGGAGCTTCGAGGAAGGCCGGCAGGGAAACCACGGACCAGACTCAAGTGGTAATACCGGGAGCTCCAGACGAGGTAGTGGAAAGCGAGGCACGCTCTCTGGCTTCCATCTTTGGCCTTGACTACGCTAAAGACAAATCAACTCCTTACACAATTTGCTCTTCCCTaacctcctcaaactcgtAAGACTCACCGACCCCACACTTCCAACTAGGATTTTGGCTACTCATGTTTTCTGGCTGTTAACTCATATACACTCTGATGTTCTTATTTTCTGTTTGGCCACCGTGCTGCGTGATGGAATTTTCTTATAGACTGATCTGCTACCGATTGCAAAGGCAAATAGAGAATGATACGAAAGACCTTCAATGGTTCATTTGGCTTCGACTTGTTTCCCCTGAACTTCAAATTGCTTGCTTTCCTTGAACATGTTTTCCCGGTTATTTGGTGGCCTTCAGCCTAAAACGGCAGGTTTGTCTGTGTCTTGTGTTTTGGGTGTTTTGGCTGCGTTTATTATACCTTTCTGACAATGTAGTGGTGTCAAACTGCTCGTTGGCTTTTCAGGGTTTGGTGCCAATGCCGGCGTTTGGGCAGTGTTGTTGCTTTCTAATAGATATTGGATTACAACACAGAAGTACGATGTCATATTAATTCAATCAATTTATTTTCGACAAAGTACATTACAGAAGACCCCGAAGTTGAATTGGTTGCATCATAAAACTTTTGCTTCAGAATCTTAAgactccctgaagagaacGCTAAATTAACAAGATGGGTGGTATCACAATTAACCACAGTTTCTATATGCGATACTGTTGCATGAATATGTCGTGAAACGGTCTGTCTGGAGTGGCTCGACCGGCTTAAAGAGACTTGTAGCAATCTCGTTCGTCCTATCCCAGGTTTCACTCGGCTCTCTATAAGGGTAACCAAGTCCTTGAAATTTACCGCCACTaaaatccttctttcttcccatGGGAAGTTAACTCGAATGACCGAGAAAGGTAAAGCAGTCCGTAGCACTCTGTGGATGGGACATGAGAGCGCAAGCTTTGAAGCGGCGGTCTGCACTGCTCTGGCCCATAGACACTAACGCTAATATAGCGAGCTGTGTTGTATACACGCTTCAAATCGCGCGATAGAAGGATGAACAATGACgaagcccaagcccaagcccaaTACCTAGAGAAAGAGCGCAAATTCTTTGGTTTACGGCCACGCTCACATCTTGCGGAACGTATTACCGGAGGCGCTTCTTCGCTCCTTCGTCCTGTAGTCGGAGGACGCGGTAGTTGGTTTGACGGGCGCATTGTTGTTCTGTTTCGAAGATCCCTTTCCTCTAGGGTTGAATGTGAATTCCTGCTCACCCACCACGGTAACACGACGAGCTGGCTTCTCTTTCGTGCGCATGTTCTGGGCGCGAGCACCGAAGGAACGGTCGCGGTTGGAGGTGGCGGCtgctgcggaggaggaaacCTGCATTTGGGGCTGACGACGGGTGATGTTATTGGCGGGTTTCTGTTTTTGGGCGGAGGGTTTGCGTTTAGAGGGTCGTTCTTGTTCGCTTTCGCTTTCACTTTCTGAATCCgagtctgagtctgaggagTTCGGGACTTCGTCGATGGCTTCTTGCTCGACGGCTGTGAGGCCGCGCTCTTTCCTAGgaggaggggcaggctcCGAAGCACTGCCTGAGTTGCGGAGAGAGTACTCACGGGACGTCTCATCGATGGCGAAgtcttcgtcctcgaagaCCTTGGCGAAACGGTTGTCGCTGAGTACTGCTGTGGGTGTGGGGGCAGAAGCGGTAGCATCGGCATCTTCCATCGGCTCGTCGCCGCCTTGTTGGAGAACGCGTTTGGCCTTGCGGCgttcgttcttctcctccatctgcatgAGGCGTTCGGCGAGTTTCTTGTTGACTTTGACGGctgcctttttcttccctctaATTCGGCTTTCACGCTCCTTGtcaatcttctccttgatTCTCTTTGCGCGCTCTTCCTCCCAGATGTACGGGTTGGTAATCAACCTGGCTTCCTCGTAGAGGCGCTGAGCGACAAAGTATCCGTGCATGTAGGGTCGCAGTAGGTTAGTTCTTCCAATCAGATGGTCTAGACTGAGAGTCTTGAGCTGAGGTAGAGTCAGGAACTTGTAGTTATCGTAGACAGAGCCGGCCTGTCCAGCGTTGAAGGCGTTGGGGTCGTTCGGATCTTCGGCCATTTCCTCAACCAGATTGTCTAGGAACGAACACCACTTCGGAGCGGGACCGAGTTGGGGGATGAAGAATGAGTGCTGTTGTCGCCCTTCGTTGGCTGTTAGGAGCATTCCACTGTCTTTGCACCAGGCGACCGAGTTGATGTCAACGGCGGGCTCAACGGAGGTCCATGGGTTACCATTTCGAGGGTCCCATATCTTGATAATTTTCTTATCTGAAGACAGAATCTTGGGCTCCAAAGTCTGTTCTCGTGTAGTGGTCGACGGCAGTAGGAACTTAAGAGTGTGGATAGGGAAACCATATCCTTGATCTTTCTTGAGTAGAGGAACCGGCGAACGGAGATCGTAGAGGTGAATAAGACCGTTCGAGGAACCAGTGGCAAGCGTTAACCCAGAACGATGGAACTCCAACGCTGTGATCTCGCTTCTCGCATCATCAGGTCCGATCTGCGTAGGAGGCAACAGCACTCCTGCGCGGCCCTTCGCTCGCGGATCCCAGAGTTCAACGGTGCCTAAAGTCGTACCAAAAGCGAGCAGACCATGACTCTCTTCCGCAATAGCGCCTGTGTTTACAGCACCGGTATTTATACCACCCTGCAACGCACCTCCGCCAGCCGACGTGAAGTCGTCGCCTCCGACGTCGACCTCGAAACTCCGCATGTAACGACCCAGTTCTAGATTGAGGCGAAAGACTTCACCCATACCGTCGGCGTTTACGCCGACGGCTGGGACAAGAGCTTCGGTGGACGCTCTGTCGTATATTAGGTCACGCCCGTATCGTGGAAGCCTTGTTCGGTAATGGCATCCACCAGGAGTGTGGAACTCGAGCGATCGGTCAGATTGTAGGTGGATAGACTTCGAATAGTCGGAGGAAAGCAGTTGGAATGTTGTATTGAGCGCATCTGTGTGGCGAGCCCATGAAAGTGATAACTGAGGAAGGTGGTGCGTGTGTATTTGGGGCTTGTAGGTTCCTACCCGGAGTTACAAAGTCAGTTGGGAGTTTCTCCATTTATTCTTAGAGAGAACTCTCGTATTACCTGTGCTCATGACCCAATCCCCATCTTCGCTGACCCGGATGCACTGGCTTgcctcctcaaactcgaagtCCTGCAGCAGTTCAATCCGGTTCGCATACTCTGGATCGTCCTTTAGACTGCGCTTTCGCCGTCTCGCGAGCCATTCAGGTAGTGGACGGGCTGTATTTGACCCAGATATCGTATAGACAGGGACTTCCGACTGGTTTGAGAGCTTCAtgctggtgatgatgctCTGGTGACTGCTGTATTGAGAGACTGCAGGCTGGCGAttttctctttattttttctgGTTATCGATAAATGGTAGCACGTGATGCTGCGGATATCGAGGGCGCCCGATTGGCTGCACGAACGCCAACAATCTCCGTAATCGACTCGGGACTTGGCTTTGAGTGCTCAGACTGGAACTCGCCgcaactcctgctgctgaggatgttGTTACCGTCGATCCTTTCGTCGTACACCTTTTCCTGATCCCATGGTCTACTCTCCATAACAGTTCAGTCGTCCCTGGCTACCGACCTCGCACGTACGGCGAGGACACCTGGGCAGTTCGACTTATCGCTGACCTTTGTCTCCGTCAACATCCCGATACGATGGGCCGCGGATTGAGAAGCTACTTCTGGTTCGACTTGCTTTGGAAATGAAGTTATCTTCGGTCTTTACAGCTTCCTTGGCTATTTATATTGGTCCACCCTGGGACATCAGCTAAAACATGGACTTTCCTGGGGGATGCATCACAAACGTTCGCGTCATTGTAGGTACTCTTCCTACCTAGTTACAGCTCCCAACTGAGCTCTAATGCTCCGTTAGGATGGGTTCTCCAACGTCTACTGGAGGATCTACACTGAAGATACCAGCGGCACTAATCCTCCAGGTGACGGCCCCAATAATGGGCATACCCTATTGAAGCATATCAGTCGCctcaaagagctcgagcTTCGGCTAAGGAGTCAAGGTAGCTTAGTGTTGATTTACCCGAGACGCCTTGGTCTGTTGATATTCTCCGCCACTCCCGACTTTGAGCACCTCGCACCAGTACTTTTAAGTGAAAGCGGAGATCAGACAAATCGCCTTCTTGTTGGCTCTACAATTCTAAAAGGTTAGTTGCCTAACAGGTCAATTACAACGACAGTACGCTTACCAATTCATTAGTCTGGACATCGGGAAGCGTCTCTGCTGCGGATTTGGCGAAGAGTCACCTGTCAGATCTCCAGACCACGAACGCCAATTCTCCCGCACCATCCCAACGGCTGCAAAACAACTCTGTGCAACCTAGGCGGGCGGATAATTCTGGCGGCTCCGCGGCAATATATGCCTCATTTATCTCAGCCGTCACCGCCGCATTCAGTCTACAAATAGTTCGACAAAACAACGCCATTCCTCTGGGACCGCGGACTCTCTTCAACACCGTCAACGGTAATTTAGATGATGGCCAGGGCCCTGCCGGCAATGGGTCCACTTCTGTTTCAGCACTGACCTCCCTCCACGTCCAGTTGACTTCGGCAGGAAAATTGACCATTGCCTTACAGACTATTGCGCAGACTGGATTGTTACGACTGAGCCAACCAGAAGAAAGTGCATCTGCTATTCTACCCGGAGCTGATTTATGGCTAGCACCTACTGGTTCAATTGCAAGACTAATAACTTCTCACTCGGAGAAAAACAGCCATTCGCGCCCCACGTCGGCCTCGGAAGATATTAGACGATGGCAGTTAAATGTTCTAGAATGGTTGGGATACTTTGGACTACCCACTGAACCGGTGACCGATGATGGCTGGGTGGAGGTTGAGGTCTGGGAACCGTTCTATTCCAGGTTGTCCGGAGAAGCCGCTCGACtcaaagaagagaattcTTCGCTCCCGCTAAAACGTATACTTTGGCCTGCAATATACTGCTTCCGAAGATCAAAGTCAAACCAGTCAGAAACCTTGGACAGAACCGGGGAGAgttttccctttctttgtgACCCACTGGACTTCGCGGAGGGTTGGTGTGCTAAAGAGATACCCAAGGCTGTGGAGACGAAGTCGGAGCTTCCTTCCAAGAACCAAGAACGGCAGGTTAACAGCCAAGACACATCATCACCCGGACCTGTCGGTCTGCCAGAAGGGATAGAAAGTCTATCCCGTGCCTCTCTTCACCCTGAAGTGCAGAGCGCCAACCTTGTGTATCCGACGCCGCCAGATGGGACGGCCGGCATAGGACTTAATCCCGTAGTGCCGACTACGACAAAAAACGCGTTAGATCCAGATACGACTATGGATTTCGGCCCGGCGGCGGGGCTTGGTGTCGGATCTGGTCTTTATGACACcaatgaagacgatgatctTTTTGGAGACATGAACGAAAAGGACTTTGGTACCAAGGGGATCACAGATGCCGACTTTAGTTTTTTCGATGACCAAAACTTTGATCAACCTAGCAATGGCGGCAATATGGAGGATATTCAAGAAAGTCCTGGGTTTATCGAATCAAACAAACCGGATGTTCCCCTTGGACCTTCAGATCTAGTTTCGTCCTCACCTGTCTCGGTTGATAGAAACAACACTCCGAAGGGAAGCCTCGAGCAAATACATCCTGCTCCTGTGCCTCATGGTCAGCCGCTTTCCGTGAATGATGCACTAGTATTGTCGCCTCACCAGGATCACGCTCAGACAGCCAGTCCCCCCCTCAGCCCTGTTGAGGTTAAGAAGATCCTTTTTCCAGAGTCAAGTACCAGCCCAAAATCTCTCGCTAAGACAAGCAACGCACTGAGTCACTACAGTCCAGTCGCATTCAAGAGCAATATCTCTTCATGGGATCAAAAGTATGGTGCAGACGGCAAGTTTTCTTTTATGGGAGTAAGGACCGCGTTCAACCATGATCCCCACACTTCTTCGGATGGTATTCCAACTATTGGCCTGCCGCGTCGAAAAAGTCATATGAAGGCGCTAGCATACTCTAAAAAAGCCGATGCCGAAGGGAGCCCGGTTGATGAAGTCGACTCAGCTTCAAGTCCCGATTCTGAGAGCGAGTCAGATGACGGGTGTGACAATACTGGCCCAGAGAACACTATGCCATACATGACCTTGACAACCTTGAAAAGAAAGCGTGCGGTCTCCAGCCCGATTAATTCTCCTAAACCATCTTCGGTGATGAGCTCAATTGGCGCCGAGCAGGAGGTAAATATGCCTAGGTCTGAGGATTCAATCTTTATAGGGAACTTTCTCTCTATTTTCTCGGATTTGTCAATTGCTGGATTTTTCACATTATCTGAAAACCATATCTTCCCGTCGCTTGCATCGCGAGAAATACAAGTTCAGGTTGCTCAGCTTTTAGTTGACCAAGTCACGCAATCATCGTTGGATCACAAGATTGATGGCAGATTTAGTGTCTCTTGCCTGGATAATCAGCCGTCTTGGTCTCGGGAATTGCTAGAGGGTTCCGAATATTTGGGTGGCATTGAAAAGCTCGATTTGAACAGTTTTGTCTCACTACAGGAGCAAAATGCACAAAATTTTCTCTCACCAGATGCTGGTCCCGCTCCTCGTCAGAACCTTCAACATAAAGACACTGGTAGAGGGTCGATCACGAAACTATCACCACCACATCTACGTGTCCGGCGCGGCAAAGACTTTCTGGAAACTCTGCCTCCCGCTATATCTTTCTGGGAGACGTTTGACCTGGAACCTGCTCATGGACCGAAGGATATTACTGCTTATTGCATACACCCTCAATTCTCGACTAGAGCAGCCAATGTATTCCTGGACAGGTTGGGTCTTCTCTACCCTAGCTGCAACCTTGGCAGCCACTCCAGGGGAGAAAATATCGATGCATGCAGAAACGGGTTAGTTGAATGGGATGTCAAATCGGTAAAGAGGCCCAATTATCAAACGGCTGTGCAGCAGCTAAAGCTAATCTGTGAGGAGCTCGGTAAGAACATCACTCGCAGCTCTGGATTATCCTCAACTAAATATTTTCTCAGGGACCGCTCTTTTGGATGGCATGCCATCAAAGGACAATATTGTTGTTTATATCATAAACCCGTTCTCACATGCTGCTTCGCTGGTTGACATTTGCGCTGCGTTCTGGACCCTACTACAAAATTACTTCGCCAGCGCCGAGAAACCACCTAAACAAGTAGATGAAGTTTTGCTGCAGATCGTTCCATTGGATTTCGTTATGTCGGCGGAGTCTTTAGTTGTGCCTCCTCAGGCAGAATATTTAAACCTGGCCTTGGAAGTCTACAGTCGGTGCTCTACAAGACAAATGCAACCGAGCCTTGTGAACTGCGCGCCACCTGTAATGCTGGCCGAGACTCTTCCCCCATCAATTGGATTCAGGCTTGCTTCTGAACGTTTTTCGCCTCTGCAGGAAGGGAGATGTCTTCACGTTGCATGCTCTAGAAGTCAAGATCAGCGATGGATGACCGTGGCATGGTCAGACAACTCTGGGGCCCTGCAACGAACAATGTCTTACTGCCTTCGTTTTCGGAACTCTACGGCTTCTCGGACTCTTTCTGCTGTGCGGTCTGAGATTTGGGCTGCAACAAGGGATATCATGGACAAAAGCCAAGGACGATGGAgagtcatcatcgtcaatacCGACAATGTGGACCAGGACGAATATGACAGTGAGGCTCACGCACCCCCACTCTTTCTGATGCTTGTATTA carries:
- a CDS encoding protein atg13 (transcript_id=CADANIAT00008746), whose protein sequence is MHQQPRSPAPAASTSSARRSQDYDRRSDSPAFDLRTHTNRGLGIETENDTAEPEQSSQPGPEAISKVNQIVTNYHTKAALIILHSRVELPPSYAKNSNVPRVNRWFNVELEETDALKDQLKTWRTCDATDNRPPPMIIETYLDTAGLTNNQTLVALDDNGKRWDVTESLAASQSSRPAKASSSRAVDVILERWRVELGDMPGKLPSDLGAILPTVYKKSIILFRSLFTYSKFLPAWKFIKRNGRSRAHPALRVKYRIFSGHARDLSKQDHLTMPLFEGDTKVVDTYSFGVTDSPAGPFSVQVTYRTCCDFRVDDSEALLSSQFMGADDEIFQPSLPSGGLDARVTPEVGSAPLTRRTVEDPDLSRAYGSLSTFHHVGPTTGASPISALRAAREARASSPSPPTSSHRNSFAAARASPVGRAATLANDTNPNVARRPSISFQPFKAPPLSASPSLVDPPLSASPRTTGAGRTSLSDSRHMPPPSVTTSSRKPPSFGPDNANSSPNSASPRPTPMSRYSSAFSHRRGRPSSGGINKLEDDNSSGRASATSSGAQPGSGLLAEITGTSSDSIHADDENISEFLKMLDLRKDLLSPSSQTAMDNHSRRMTAASAALSRFRGMKDSNAALSDSMSSSLLMNRSSATSSKQLSGVPGIAGTSISTASSPGGKAISPHTPHTPAIPSRLSSNSIVDNTTTRLHGDNGSPVEEDASDETTTERLPSTVTAIPIPTSPATIFPSTFRRSSSAANRRSSHAIDDDEIFTMRSVSLGAEEPSHTTLGALQRQQDYEPIGTNIAPLESGARSSGGDDGNVLRGPTRRGPGAHRDASLSGPTVATSPYSHHPLHQRRISHSRGRGFSGGPHSLSSGSSSIARGGLIHPYPAEREAERDANAGASHSGTEDRRGTGRGSGGGRHNLPQAAQVEEDEPLLFAMSDFGASRRSFEEGRQGNHGPDSSGNTGSSRRGSGKRGTLSGFHLWP
- a CDS encoding ribosome biosynthesis protein ENP2 (transcript_id=CADANIAT00008747), which encodes MKLSNQSEVPVYTISGSNTARPLPEWLARRRKRSLKDDPEYANRIELLQDFEFEEASQCIRVSEDGDWVMSTGTYKPQIHTHHLPQLSLSWARHTDALNTTFQLLSSDYSKSIHLQSDRSLEFHTPGGCHYRTRLPRYGRDLIYDRASTEALVPAVGVNADGMGEVFRLNLELGRYMRSFEVDVGGDDFTSAGGGALQGGINTGAVNTGAIAEESHGLLAFGTTLGTVELWDPRAKGRAGVLLPPTQIGPDDARSEITALEFHRSGLTLATGSSNGLIHLYDLRSPVPLLKKDQGYGFPIHTLKFLLPSTTTREQTLEPKILSSDKKIIKIWDPRNGNPWTSVEPAVDINSVAWCKDSGMLLTANEGRQQHSFFIPQLGPAPKWCSFLDNLVEEMAEDPNDPNAFNAGQAGSVYDNYKFLTLPQLKTLSLDHLIGRTNLLRPYMHGYFVAQRLYEEARLITNPYIWEEERAKRIKEKIDKERESRIRGKKKAAVKVNKKLAERLMQMEEKNERRKAKRVLQQGGDEPMEDADATASAPTPTAVLSDNRFAKVFEDEDFAIDETSREYSLRNSGSASEPAPPPRKERGLTAVEQEAIDEVPNSSDSDSDSESESESEQERPSKRKPSAQKQKPANNITRRQPQMQVSSSAAAATSNRDRSFGARAQNMRTKEKPARRVTVVGEQEFTFNPRGKGSSKQNNNAPVKPTTASSDYRTKERRSASGNTFRKM
- a CDS encoding uncharacterized protein (transcript_id=CADANIAT00008748); translation: MDFPGGCITNVRVIDGFSNVYWRIYTEDTSGTNPPGDGPNNGHTLLKHISRLKELELRLRSQGSLVLIYPRRLGLLIFSATPDFEHLAPVLLSESGDQTNRLLVGSTILKVWTSGSVSAADLAKSHLSDLQTTNANSPAPSQRLQNNSVQPRRADNSGGSAAIYASFISAVTAAFSLQIVRQNNAIPLGPRTLFNTVNGNLDDGQGPAGNGSTSVSALTSLHVQLTSAGKLTIALQTIAQTGLLRLSQPEESASAILPGADLWLAPTGSIARLITSHSEKNSHSRPTSASEDIRRWQLNVLEWLGYFGLPTEPVTDDGWVEVEVWEPFYSRLSGEAARLKEENSSLPLKRILWPAIYCFRRSKSNQSETLDRTGESFPFLCDPLDFAEGWCAKEIPKAVETKSELPSKNQERQVNSQDTSSPGPVGLPEGIESLSRASLHPEVQSANLVYPTPPDGTAGIGLNPVVPTTTKNALDPDTTMDFGPAAGLGVGSGLYDTNEDDDLFGDMNEKDFGTKGITDADFSFFDDQNFDQPSNGGNMEDIQESPGFIESNKPDVPLGPSDLVSSSPVSVDRNNTPKGSLEQIHPAPVPHGQPLSVNDALVLSPHQDHAQTASPPLSPVEVKKILFPESSTSPKSLAKTSNALSHYSPVAFKSNISSWDQKYGADGKFSFMGVRTAFNHDPHTSSDGIPTIGLPRRKSHMKALAYSKKADAEGSPVDEVDSASSPDSESESDDGCDNTGPENTMPYMTLTTLKRKRAVSSPINSPKPSSVMSSIGAEQEVNMPRSEDSIFIGNFLSIFSDLSIAGFFTLSENHIFPSLASREIQVQVAQLLVDQVTQSSLDHKIDGRFSVSCLDNQPSWSRELLEGSEYLGGIEKLDLNSFVSLQEQNAQNFLSPDAGPAPRQNLQHKDTGRGSITKLSPPHLRVRRGKDFLETLPPAISFWETFDLEPAHGPKDITAYCIHPQFSTRAANVFLDRLGLLYPSCNLGSHSRGENIDACRNGLVEWDVKSVKRPNYQTAVQQLKLICEELGTALLDGMPSKDNIVVYIINPFSHAASLVDICAAFWTLLQNYFASAEKPPKQVDEVLLQIVPLDFVMSAESLVVPPQAEYLNLALEVYSRCSTRQMQPSLVNCAPPVMLAETLPPSIGFRLASERFSPLQEGRCLHVACSRSQDQRWMTVAWSDNSGALQRTMSYCLRFRNSTASRTLSAVRSEIWAATRDIMDKSQGRWRVIIVNTDNVDQDEYDTWLNLADQYNKSRSMAIELAILSVNTAFDISLSPPPSPLSMSLLNPQASSTPIATPVPSGSILSPDGPGNAPTPPSGANAANNALTPTDSLLESESESLLVDICDESWCVLLSHRLNGNLHLTEYRPALASGYLVRRRGTTDADGAYTMNVNLLFTQRPSTHYETTLREIIGMYRDLATLARVRGTRIVQTGTLPWHIATAMRAQEILSYVL